The following are encoded together in the Malaya genurostris strain Urasoe2022 chromosome 3, Malgen_1.1, whole genome shotgun sequence genome:
- the LOC131437031 gene encoding focadhesin, protein MNDFKYINDKVTILTTASSINKAIKTLTENKTKKSGTNDSDCSANEIELLKCLCKSDNPQTTQIAVQAFLQLVRSGCLDLGQVLAILITALTGSSSAHFIAFSNGIFELLLLDLRRRCATLGEEKYVSHFDIRTPQHPLILLLDNREVANMLYFGTKIKEICQHHDQLVRKNSIEFLRPVLLYIFCVEISFPESLKIWRGLLRYAINDDAALQLIYEILLWNKTSTKEKVVFTNNLLLEAIDVIPNDKKFNSFRGDLCLYLACVSKELIDFNFDPSENFLQILSILHTLKDDKHVDYSVLLMILADLLQSLSPAYILCLMRVIRFLLDHGCNRLSQLMLMDGAVQLLGQQSFIDSYLGHCDFFLQTVLNGTHKASSETIYSNSSKIYFHQDLAKYQQFKRWWLLVERGEVTIHSFFKCATINQKFLENNNLIGRAFFYVNDFSFENWNTIFEQILTISKLNEKNESNIRMPLLFMLANDTNPQKRLFLLQSLASMGAKDHVLGVLKALANDVDRATCLDLYLRLWKAEPRTYPFLYEILKDTSRRPKEDPWEATLARTYTVREICLIKPQQHGADLVNLFSEILGNPEDTNNEAAVALALDAIASLCESHVVNIVSTWKVLGFKFTHEKRPRIIRSLCKFFANVPSIQINSIEQEKLVNEIVLKLWNFVTDFDDRAVIVAALDALKCFPPESMNIFQIPEVFRQGIILPSDDDFTIDARQIPGDCWVRLVQYINHSAIEEAGDLVAHYITIEMQSYRGGIYLTPPGRPEPPNLRYLPNKSILAAVVHCLISRKIKQHSNSDGLFLYNLLRILAKKLPKPIPPLDWCFLHEYIHNCFEMKKCCLQIAIKQMPHSGTAKRLIENYMNEMIETDLAPEVVLVFFESLDIVTESVQTDIYKRFIHLGLQFLLECSENNELNGHDPFEKVTIYLKRIFSKSYQNEENFEYLCETIENMFSRFTVDSEPFRKYIEVFSLLPPKNVCSLLKPSTWNDKRNILKLEKVIQLQFSIHKYNKSVPDMHLIGLSDILKTVSTGNEKLQRFFLHSFLIFVTSLQNTKPLNDWIVELIGHIQTKLAEKQQESMEVVLFMTDVFMLAIIGLSGYSSLCARDMIINELDERLLLFPLSLITLFQQNLLRNIENKIYEFLQHLYNHPSVPESYTESFRNTFICCKEQPYFQQSKKWSKCISLRRMP, encoded by the exons atgaatgattttaaatACATAAACGATAAAGTGACCATACTAACAACTGCTAGTTCAATCAATAAAGCAATTAAAACACTTactgaaaataaaacgaaaaaaagcgGTACAAATGATAGTGACTGTTCCGCAAACGAGATTGAATTACTAAAATGTTTATGTAAATCAGACAATCCACAAACAACACAAATTGCAGTACAGGCATTTCTTCAACTAGTGCGCTCGGGTTGTTTAGATTTAGGACAAGTTTTAGCTATTTTGATAACAGCACTAACCGGTTCGAGTTCAGCCCATTTTATAGctttcagtaatggaatattcgaGCTACTTCTGTTGGATCTACGACGAAGGTGTGCTACCCTTGGAGAAGAAAAATATGTCTCTCATTTCGATATTAGAACACCCCAACATCCATTGATTTTACTTCTTGATAATCGAGAGGTAGCAAACATGCTGTATTTTGGTACAAAGATAAAGGAAATATGTCAACACCATGATCAGTT AGTTCGCAAAAATAGTATCGAATTTTTGAGACCCGTTCTTCTGTATATATTCTGTGTTGAAATAAGTTTTCCAGAAAGCCTAAAAATATGGCGTGGCTTACTTAGATATGCAATCAATGACGACGCAGCACTTCAATTGATTTATGAAATTCTACTCTGGAACAAAACTTCCACTAAAGAAAAGGTTGTTTTTACTAACAATTTACTTTTGGAAGCAATAGATGTTATTCCCAATGACAAAAAGTTCAATTCCTTTCGTGGCGATCTTTGCTTATATCTGGCATGCGTGTCCAAAGAGttaattgattttaattttgaTCCATCGGAAAATTTTCTTCAGATTTTATCCATTCTACATACTTTGAAAGACGACAAACATGTAGACTACAGTGTACTGCTAATGATTTTGGCGGATCTGTTGCAGTCATTGTCTCCTGCTTATATTCTTTGTTTGATGCGAGTGATTCGATTTTTACTAGATCATGGATGCAATCGTCTAAGCCAACTGATGTTAATGGATGGAGCTGTACAACTTTTGGGACAGCAATCCTTCATCGATAGTTATTTGGGTCATTgtgatttttttctacaaactgTTCTAAACGGTACCCACAAAGCTAGCAGTGaaacaatttattcaaattcttcgaaaatatattttcaccAGGATTTggctaaatatcaacagtttaaACGGTGGTGGTTACTTGTAGAAAGGGGTGAAGTTACTATCCATTCGTTTTTTAAGTGTGCAACTATCAACCAAAAGTTTTTGGAAAATAATAATCTAATTGGACGAgcatttttctatgtaaatgacttttcgtttgaaaactGGAACACTATCTTCGAACAAATATTGACAATTTCCAAgctgaatgaaaaaaatgaatcgaATATTCGTATGCCATTGCTCTTCATGTTAGCAAACGACACAAATCCAcaaaaacgattatttttaCTGCAAAGCTTGGCGTCGATGGGAGCCAAAGATCACGTACTTGGAGTTTTGAAAGCACTTGCAAATGATGTTGACCGAGCAACTTGTTTAGACCTATATCTTCGGCTGTGGAAAGCCGAACCGAGAACGTACCCTTTTCTATACGAAATTCTCAAAGACACAAGTCGACGGCCTAAGGAGGATCCATGGGAAGCAACGTTAGCAAGAACCTACACCGTTAGAGAAATCTGCTTGATCAA GCCTCAACAGCATGGTGCCGACCTGGTCAATTTATTCTCTGAAATTCTTGGTAATCCCGAGGACACAAACAATGAGGCAGCTGTAGCATTAGCGCTCGACGCTATCGCTAGTCTTTGCGAGAGCCACGTCGTCAATATTGTGTCAACCTGGAAGGTACTCGGATTCAAATTCACTCATGAAAAAAGACCTCGCATAATTCGCAGTTTATGTAAATTTTTCGCAAATGTGCCTTCGATTCAAATAAATTCCATCGAACAGGAGAAACTAgttaatgaaattgttttgaaattgtGGAATTTCGTCACCGATTTCGACGATCGTGCAGTAATTGTCGCTGCGCTTGATGCGCTGAAGTGTTTccccccagaaagtatgaatatCTTTCAAATTCCTGAAGTATTTCGACAAGGAATCATTCTTCCCAGTGACGATGATTTCACGATCGATGCGAGACAGATCCCAGGAGATTGTTGGGTTCGCTTAGTGCAATACATCAACCACAGTGCTATTGAAGAAGCTGGAGACCTAGTTGCACATTATATTACTATTGAGATGCAGTCTTATCGAGGTGGAATATATTTGACTCCTCCTGGACGACCTGAACCTCCCAATTTACGGTATTTACCAAACAAGAGTATCCTAGCCGCTGTGGTTCATTGTTTAATCAGTCGAAAAATAAAGCAGCATTCTAACAGCGATGGATTATTTCTGTACAATTTACTCCGAATATTGGCCAAAAAACTTCCGAAACCAATACCTCCCCTGGATTGGTGTTTTCTGCACGAATATATCCACAATTGTTTTGAGATGAAGAAATGCTGCTTGCAAATTGCAATCAAACAAATGCCTCACTCAGGAACCGCCAAACGATTAATAGAAAACTATATGAATGAAATGATTGAAACGGATCTGGCACCTGAAGTTGTATTAGTGTTTTTCGAATCGCTGGATATTGTCACAGAATCCGTTCAAACGGATATCTACAAACGGTTTATCCATTTGGGATTGCAATTTTTACTGGAGTGTTCGGAAAACAACGAACTCAATGGTCATGATCCCTTTGAAAAAGTTACTATATACCTAAAACGGATCTTTAGTAAGTCATaccaaaatgaagaaaactttgAATACCTTTGCGAAACAATAGAAAATATGTTCAGTCGTTTTACTGTTGATAGTGAG CCTTTCCGAAAATATATCGAAGTATTCAGCCTTCTACCACCGAAAAACGTATGCTCTTTGCTTAAACCTAGCACCTGGAACGACAAACGAAACATACTCAAATTGGAAAAAGTAATACAATTACAGTTTTCCATTCATAAATATAACAAATCCGTTCCCGACATGCATCTGATAGGTCTCAGTGACATATTAAAAACAGTTTCCACAGGAAATGAAAAACTgcagagattttttttgcattcgtttttgatttttgttacATCACTACAAAATACCAAACCTTTGAACGACTGGATAGTCGAATTAATAGGTCACATCCAGACCAAGCTGGCCGAAAAACAGCAGGAATCAATGGAAGTGGTTTTATTCATGACGGATGTGTTCATGTTGGCTATTATAGGATTGTCCGGATATTCTTCTTTGTGCGCTCGCGATATGATAATCAATGAACTAGATGAAAGATTATTGTTGTTTCCACTGAGCTTGATAACGTTATTTCAACAGaatttattgcgaaatattgaaaataag atttaCGAGTTCCTACAGCACCTGTACAATCATCCAAGTGTTCCAGAAAGCTACACAGAAAGTTttcgaaatacatttatttgttGTAAAGAACAGCCCTATTTTCAACAATCTAAAAAATGGTCAAAATGCATCTCACTTCGGAGGATGCCGTAA